In the genome of Desulfuromonas sp. DDH964, one region contains:
- the iorA gene encoding indolepyruvate ferredoxin oxidoreductase subunit alpha, giving the protein MEKAILSGNEAIARGAFEGGVRVASAYPGTPSTEILENVVNYPTIDASWAPNEKVALEVGIGASFGGARALVTMKHVGVNVAADPLFTFSYTGVRGGLVLVTADDPEMHSSQNEQDNRNYAKFAKVPMLEPSDSQECKDFTRLGLELSEQYDTPVMLRTTTRISHSKSLVLLDEPVSGLPEPRLERNAAKLVMLPGNARRRHPFVEERLVKLAAANLACNRMEMRDTRIGVITSGVCYNYVREVLPQASTLKLGLVHPLAKDVVREFAAKVDQLLIVEELDPFLEEQVKAMGITCRGKDLLPLCGELTPGILRAAFAPLGLILASAAAEATALPELPPRPPNMCPGCPHRGVFYALNQLKAYVTGDIGCYTLGFMPPLSAMDTCVCMGASVGNATGVVKVVPDAEKRQVVAVIGDSTFLHTGINGLMDMVYNQAPTTLIILDNRITAMTGRQDNPASGYTLMNQDAPPVDLAELCRVLGVRHIRTVNPLDLAETKAAIAEEMARPEPSVVITNKPCVLVKRPGVYETGPLLEVDAAQCTGCRACLRIGCPAIIWQPGEGKKGVAHIDPLLCNGCGVCRQLCRFDAIGRAK; this is encoded by the coding sequence ATGGAAAAAGCAATACTCTCAGGCAATGAAGCGATCGCTCGCGGAGCTTTCGAAGGCGGGGTGCGGGTCGCTTCGGCCTATCCCGGGACGCCAAGCACCGAAATCCTGGAGAATGTTGTCAATTACCCGACGATTGACGCCTCCTGGGCCCCGAATGAAAAGGTTGCCCTCGAAGTCGGCATTGGTGCCAGCTTCGGCGGCGCCCGCGCCCTGGTCACCATGAAGCATGTCGGGGTCAATGTGGCGGCTGACCCGCTCTTTACCTTCTCCTATACGGGGGTCCGCGGCGGCTTGGTGCTGGTCACAGCCGACGACCCGGAGATGCATTCCTCCCAGAACGAGCAGGACAATCGCAATTACGCCAAGTTCGCCAAGGTCCCGATGCTGGAACCGTCCGATTCCCAGGAATGCAAGGATTTCACGCGACTCGGTCTGGAGCTTTCCGAACAGTACGATACTCCGGTCATGTTGCGGACCACCACCCGGATTTCCCACAGCAAATCGCTGGTGCTGCTCGATGAGCCGGTTTCCGGTCTGCCCGAACCGCGGCTTGAGCGCAACGCCGCCAAGCTGGTCATGCTGCCGGGCAATGCCCGCCGCCGCCACCCGTTTGTCGAAGAGCGGCTGGTCAAGCTGGCTGCGGCAAATCTCGCCTGTAACCGCATGGAAATGCGGGATACCCGTATTGGCGTCATCACCTCCGGGGTCTGTTACAACTACGTTCGCGAAGTCCTGCCGCAGGCCTCGACCCTCAAGCTGGGCCTGGTCCACCCGCTGGCAAAGGATGTGGTTCGCGAATTCGCGGCCAAAGTCGACCAGTTGCTGATCGTCGAAGAGCTCGATCCCTTCCTCGAGGAACAGGTCAAGGCGATGGGGATCACCTGCCGCGGCAAGGATTTGCTCCCCCTCTGCGGTGAGCTGACGCCGGGAATTCTGCGCGCTGCCTTTGCTCCCCTCGGCCTGATCCTGGCTTCTGCCGCCGCCGAAGCGACGGCGTTGCCCGAACTGCCGCCGCGACCGCCCAACATGTGCCCGGGCTGCCCCCATCGCGGTGTCTTCTATGCGCTCAACCAGCTCAAAGCCTATGTCACCGGCGATATCGGCTGCTATACCCTTGGTTTCATGCCACCCCTCTCGGCGATGGATACCTGCGTATGCATGGGCGCCAGCGTCGGTAATGCCACCGGGGTCGTCAAGGTTGTACCGGACGCCGAGAAGCGACAGGTCGTCGCCGTTATCGGCGATTCGACCTTCCTTCACACCGGGATCAACGGCTTGATGGACATGGTCTATAACCAGGCGCCGACAACCCTGATCATCCTCGATAACCGGATCACGGCAATGACCGGTCGCCAGGACAACCCCGCATCCGGCTACACCCTGATGAACCAGGATGCTCCCCCGGTTGATCTTGCCGAACTTTGCCGCGTTCTGGGGGTGCGGCATATCCGCACTGTCAATCCCCTTGACCTTGCCGAAACCAAGGCGGCCATCGCCGAGGAGATGGCCCGCCCCGAACCGTCGGTGGTCATTACCAACAAGCCCTGCGTCCTGGTCAAGCGACCCGGCGTTTACGAAACCGGCCCACTGCTCGAGGTCGATGCTGCGCAATGCACCGGCTGCCGTGCCTGCCTGAGAATCGGGTGCCCCGCCATCATCTGGCAACCCGGAGAGGGAAAGAAGGGGGTTGCCCATATCGACCCGCTCCTCTGCAACGGCTGCGGTGTCTGCCGCCAACTCTGTCGTTTCGATGCCATCGGGAGGGCCAAATGA
- a CDS encoding indolepyruvate oxidoreductase subunit beta: protein MTRDITNVLLVGVGGQGILLASEILAETCMLAGYDVKKSEIHGMSQRGGSVVSHVRFGSEVFSPIVPEGEGDVLFGFELMETCRALPLLHSGAKVIANDLQIPPPAVLSGQQAYPQDLPHIIRQRFPDFLLVDGQHLAERAGNPRAANTVLLGAVSRQLDIKEEYWQRALEKMVPARFLAENVKAFELGRTC from the coding sequence ATGACACGTGACATCACCAATGTCCTGCTGGTCGGTGTCGGTGGCCAGGGAATCTTGCTGGCCTCTGAAATCCTGGCGGAAACCTGCATGCTTGCCGGCTACGATGTCAAGAAGAGCGAAATCCACGGCATGTCCCAGCGTGGCGGCAGCGTCGTTTCTCACGTCCGTTTCGGTAGCGAGGTCTTCTCCCCGATCGTGCCGGAAGGGGAGGGGGACGTGCTGTTCGGTTTCGAACTGATGGAGACGTGCCGGGCCTTGCCGTTGTTGCATTCGGGGGCAAAGGTCATTGCCAACGACCTGCAGATCCCGCCGCCGGCAGTCCTTTCCGGACAGCAAGCCTATCCCCAGGACCTGCCGCACATCATTCGTCAGCGCTTCCCCGATTTTCTGCTGGTCGACGGGCAGCACCTGGCGGAGCGGGCCGGGAATCCCCGCGCTGCCAATACCGTGCTGCTCGGCGCCGTCTCCCGGCAACTCGACATCAAGGAGGAGTACTGGCAGCGGGCCTTGGAAAAAATGGTTCCCGCCCGGTTTCTGGCGGAGAACGTAAAAGCCTTCGAGCTCGGACGGACCTGTTAA
- a CDS encoding phenylacetate--CoA ligase family protein translates to MFWNDEFETLPREALEHLQVKRLRQTVERVSATVPFYHESFRRAGVRPDQIRTLDDLRRLPFTLKQDMRDNYPYGLFAVPLEQIVRIHASSGTTGKPTVVGYTRRDIETWAELMARSFVAAGAHRGDVIHNAYGYGLFTGGLGAHYGAETLGASVIPMSGGNTKKQIMIMQDFGSTVLTCTPSYSLYLAEAAAEEGIDIRKLKLRVGIFGAEPWSESIRQEIENKLNIKAIDIYGLSEILGPGVAIECIEAQKGLHIWEDHFIPEIIDPDSGEVLPVGDRGELVITTITKEGIPMLRYRTRDITRLIPEPCICGRTHLRLERMSGRSDDMLIIRGVNVFPSQIESVLMTIEGIEPHYQLIVDRDDKLDTLEVQVEVNEQTFSDEIKVLQDLSSKIRKEIKDLLGVTCKVRLVEPKTIARSEGKARRVVDNRPPQS, encoded by the coding sequence ATGTTCTGGAATGACGAGTTCGAAACCCTCCCGCGGGAGGCGCTCGAACATCTGCAGGTCAAGAGGTTGCGACAGACCGTCGAGCGGGTCAGTGCCACGGTCCCTTTCTATCATGAGAGCTTTCGCAGGGCCGGCGTCCGTCCTGACCAGATTCGCACTCTTGACGATCTGCGGCGGCTCCCCTTTACGCTAAAACAGGACATGCGTGACAACTACCCGTATGGCCTGTTCGCCGTTCCTCTGGAACAGATCGTTCGCATCCATGCTTCGAGCGGTACCACCGGCAAACCGACCGTGGTCGGCTACACCCGGCGCGATATCGAGACCTGGGCCGAGCTGATGGCCCGTTCCTTCGTAGCGGCCGGTGCCCACCGCGGGGATGTGATCCATAACGCCTACGGTTACGGACTCTTTACCGGTGGCCTGGGGGCCCATTACGGCGCCGAGACCCTCGGTGCTTCGGTCATCCCCATGTCCGGGGGGAACACCAAAAAGCAAATCATGATCATGCAGGACTTCGGTTCCACGGTCCTGACCTGCACCCCTTCCTACAGCCTTTACCTGGCAGAAGCGGCGGCGGAAGAGGGGATCGATATCCGCAAACTCAAGCTGCGGGTCGGCATCTTCGGGGCCGAACCCTGGAGTGAGTCGATCCGCCAGGAAATCGAGAACAAGCTGAACATCAAGGCGATCGATATCTATGGTCTTTCCGAAATCCTCGGACCCGGGGTCGCGATTGAATGTATCGAGGCACAAAAAGGCCTGCATATCTGGGAAGATCATTTCATCCCCGAGATTATCGATCCTGACAGCGGCGAAGTTCTGCCGGTCGGAGATCGGGGGGAGCTGGTGATCACGACCATCACCAAGGAGGGGATCCCGATGCTCCGCTACCGGACCCGGGATATTACCCGCCTGATTCCCGAACCCTGCATCTGCGGTCGTACCCACCTGCGTCTGGAGCGCATGAGTGGCCGTAGCGACGACATGCTGATCATCCGCGGGGTCAATGTGTTTCCGTCCCAGATCGAGAGCGTGCTGATGACGATCGAAGGGATCGAGCCCCATTACCAGTTGATCGTCGATCGCGACGATAAGCTCGACACCCTCGAAGTCCAGGTCGAGGTCAATGAACAGACCTTTTCCGACGAGATCAAGGTGTTGCAGGATTTGAGTAGCAAAATTCGCAAGGAAATCAAAGACCTGCTTGGAGTTACCTGCAAGGTGCGGTTGGTTGAACCGAAGACCATCGCACGCAGCGAGGGGAAGGCCAGGCGCGTCGTCGACAACCGTCCCCCGCAGAGCTGA
- a CDS encoding ACT domain-containing protein — MKVEQISIFIENKSGRLAEVTRILGASGVNIRALSLADTSDFGILRLIVDRVDLAKSVLKAEGFTVSKTEVVAVEVPDRPSGLFSILEILDRGEVNVEYMYAFVERCGENAVIIFRFDNPEEAIRVLVENGVNVLEGERVCLM, encoded by the coding sequence ATGAAGGTCGAGCAGATTTCCATATTTATTGAAAACAAGTCGGGTCGCCTGGCAGAAGTTACCCGGATTTTAGGAGCATCCGGTGTCAACATCCGGGCCCTCTCTCTTGCGGACACTTCGGATTTCGGGATCTTACGGTTGATCGTCGACCGTGTCGATCTCGCCAAGTCGGTCCTCAAGGCCGAAGGATTTACGGTCAGTAAGACCGAAGTGGTGGCGGTCGAAGTTCCCGATCGACCCAGCGGCCTGTTCAGCATTCTCGAAATCCTCGACCGGGGCGAAGTAAACGTCGAATACATGTATGCCTTTGTCGAGCGCTGTGGCGAGAACGCCGTCATCATTTTCCGGTTCGACAATCCGGAGGAGGCGATCCGGGTGCTGGTTGAGAATGGGGTCAATGTCCTGGAAGGTGAGCGGGTCTGCTTGATGTAG
- a CDS encoding phenylacetate--CoA ligase, with product MRIWDPVHECMSREELELLQFTRLRATLERVYQNVPCYRQKFDALGIVPTDLSTLSDLVKFPFTDKEDLRQNYPYGMFAVPLREVVRIHSSSGTTGKPTVVGYTRSDLNTWTELAARFMTAAGVTEDDIVHVAFGYGLFTGAFGLHYGAERIGASVIPMSSGNTDKQIMIMQDYRSSALVCTPSYAMTIADRMEKLGIDPGTLNLRVGLFGAEPWSQEMRRELEARLGIIATDNYGLSEVMGPGVAGECFYRCGMHIFEDHFIPEIIDPDSGERKGPGEVGELVLTSITKEAFPMIRYRTRDITRLDYVPCECGRTHVRMAKTMGRSDDMLIIKGVNVFPTQIEEVLFQVEGCEPHYQLVVDKVGAMDVLEVHVEVNEGIFFDEMKRQRAFVDLVEKRLASTLGVGAKVKLVEPSSITRHEGKAQRVIDKRPR from the coding sequence TTGCGCATCTGGGATCCCGTCCATGAGTGCATGAGCCGCGAGGAGCTCGAACTTCTCCAGTTCACCCGCCTGCGTGCCACCCTCGAACGGGTCTACCAGAACGTTCCCTGTTATCGGCAGAAGTTTGACGCCCTCGGTATCGTTCCTACCGATCTGTCTACTCTTTCCGACCTTGTCAAGTTCCCCTTCACCGACAAGGAAGACCTGCGGCAGAACTATCCCTACGGCATGTTTGCCGTGCCGCTGCGGGAAGTGGTTCGCATTCATTCTTCCTCGGGAACGACCGGTAAGCCGACGGTCGTCGGTTATACCCGCTCCGACTTGAACACCTGGACCGAACTGGCGGCGCGTTTCATGACCGCTGCCGGTGTTACCGAGGACGATATCGTCCATGTCGCCTTCGGTTACGGGCTTTTCACCGGGGCCTTTGGTCTTCATTACGGAGCCGAGCGCATCGGCGCCTCGGTCATCCCGATGTCGAGCGGCAACACCGACAAGCAGATCATGATCATGCAGGACTATCGATCTTCTGCGCTGGTCTGCACTCCTTCTTATGCGATGACCATCGCCGACCGCATGGAGAAGCTCGGTATCGATCCAGGAACCCTGAACCTGCGGGTGGGGCTGTTCGGGGCGGAACCCTGGAGCCAGGAAATGCGCCGAGAGTTGGAGGCGCGTCTCGGCATCATTGCCACTGACAACTATGGTCTCAGTGAAGTGATGGGGCCGGGGGTGGCCGGTGAATGTTTTTATCGATGTGGCATGCATATTTTCGAGGATCATTTCATTCCTGAAATCATTGATCCGGATAGCGGTGAACGCAAGGGGCCGGGGGAGGTGGGGGAACTGGTGCTGACCAGCATCACCAAGGAAGCCTTCCCGATGATCCGTTACCGGACCCGAGACATCACCCGCCTTGATTACGTTCCCTGTGAATGTGGCCGAACCCATGTCCGCATGGCCAAGACCATGGGACGTTCCGACGATATGCTGATCATTAAGGGGGTGAATGTCTTCCCGACCCAGATCGAAGAAGTCCTGTTCCAGGTTGAAGGGTGTGAGCCCCATTATCAGCTCGTCGTCGACAAGGTGGGTGCCATGGATGTCCTGGAGGTCCATGTCGAGGTCAACGAGGGGATTTTCTTCGATGAAATGAAACGCCAACGGGCGTTTGTCGACCTTGTCGAAAAGCGGCTGGCATCGACCCTGGGGGTTGGCGCCAAGGTTAAGCTGGTGGAACCTTCATCGATCACACGCCATGAAGGCAAGGCGCAAAGAGTGATCGACAAGCGTCCACGGTAA